Proteins co-encoded in one Opisthocomus hoazin isolate bOpiHoa1 chromosome 9, bOpiHoa1.hap1, whole genome shotgun sequence genomic window:
- the MUC13 gene encoding mucin-13, whose amino-acid sequence MGLEELILPGAPDFPITPTHPPSRRLVLAMRCCLGQAEEVFLQGDTRVPVAELTVARTASDTVTVSSWTDTSTAGDNTKPDSASNSTATPAAGDFCSSNPCGRNLVECVALYSTYTCLCPYGYYYSDKDCHSAKIFPGVITLSESYSNSVQTVNSVEYEEVFQNVTKFFDYAFRSFTDYYKQTVIVEIQLQSESRASHPISIIVINLFTNDSPISNDTVISAIDNATNESTYVSQYEATTYCAVFKCDAETTVCEEDVFPKCICKSNYSMTEWDVHSCSDCNNCSAEENKYCAKENGIPTCKCKPNFEPKNGACVSCAVGYSGENCTNNSELILIIVGTVFGAIILSLVIAVSVVSVRAKRRQDPGKKSLIKSGYSNPNTSDDTQPSMFPRVQTTSGHVNPGYQPHNPYEMHPANRGRFPERDYDDLYATSREPEGFRMQSTY is encoded by the exons ATGGGCTTGGAGGAGCTCATCCTTCCTGGAGCACCCGACTTTCCCATcacgcccacccacccaccgtCCCGAAGG CTGGTCCTGGCCATGAGGTGCTGCCTTGGGCAGGCGGAGGAAGTGTTCCTGCAGGGAGACACACGTGTGCCTGTGGCTGAGCTGACGGTGGCCA gAACCGCCTCTGACACAGTGACCGTATCCAGTTGGACAGACACGTCGACTGCAG gAGACAACACTAAACCAGACAGTGCCTCAAATTCGACAGCGACACCGGCTGCAG GGGACTTCTGCAGCTCGAATCCTTGTGGAAGAAATTTGGTTGAATGTGTTGCTTTATATAGCACTTACACCTGCCTGTGCCCATATGGATACTACTATAGCGACAAGGATTGTCACAGCG CGAAAATATTCCCAGGGGTCATTACACTGAGTGAATCTTACAGTAATAGTGTTCAAACTGTAAATTCTGTGGAGTACGAAGAGGTGTTCCAAAATGTAACGAAGTTT TTTGACTATGCCTTCCGCAGTTTCACAGACTACTATAAACAGACTGTCATCGTGGAAATTCA ACTTCAAAGTGAAAGCAGAGCTTCTCATCCAATAAGCATAATAGTGATAAACCTGTTTACAAACGACTCACCTATAAGCAATGACACAGTTATTTCTGCAATAGATAACGCAACAAATGAATCAACCTATGTCTCTCAGTATGAAG CTACCACCTATTGTGCTGTTTTTAAATGTGATGCTGAAACCACTGTATGTGAAGAAGATGTGTTTCCAAAATGCATATGCAAAAGCAATTACTCAATGACAGAATGGGATGTTCATTCTTGTTCAG ATTGCAATAActgttctgcagaagaaaacaagtaCTGTGCAAAAGAAAATGGGATTCCAACGTGCAAATGCAAGCCTAACTTTGAACCGAAGAATGGAGCATGTGTATC TTGTGCAGTGGGCTACTCTGGAGAGAACTGCACGAATA atagTGAACTCATCCTTATAATAGTGGGTACAGTGTTTGGAGCAATTATCCTGAGTTTAGTGATAGCAGTCTCTGTTGTTTCAGTAAG AGCCAAACGCAGACAAGATCCAGGGAAGAAGAGTCTGATAAAGTCAGGATATTCCAACCCAAATACCTCTGATGATACACAGCCCTCAATGTTCCCCAGAGTTCAGACCACTTCTGGCCATGTGAACCCAGGATATCAGCCTCACAACCCATATGAGATGCATCCTGCAAACAGAGGTCGTTTTCCAGAGAGGGATTATGACGATTTG TATGCAACATCACGGGAGCCTGAGGGCTTTAGGATGCAGAGCACATACTAA